atgaataataattttataatcaggAATAAATCAAGGAAAAGAGAAGCAATCAGAAACAACCTATGACCAACAAATTTTATCTTGTCCATTTAacatcatcaaaataattagtcTTTTCCATTCAATCTTGTACATCAAGATTACATTAGGTCTTGATTTCATAACCTTCTTCCATACCTATCAATCAATATTCGGATGCCCTCATAGAGCATTTCCACTAGCCATCTCAACCATTTCATCAATCATTTTATTCTCTCTTGGTGCTAATTTTTCACTCCAGACTCATAATGCCTTAGTTTTGCCATACAATCACTTCAGCATTCTCATCTTTGTTATGGCTTCCTTTGAGACATTTATATATTTCATGACTTGTAAAGTTTTCTGAAAGTCTGGTCAGTCCCATGACTTTATGAATATGTCAACACATTATGAGAACTTACCTTAACATAATCTGCATGTCCTGGGCAATCTACATGAGCATAATGCCGCTTAGCAGTCTCATACTCCACATGGGCCTGTGAAACCATGTTAAGAATTTCATAAGCATCCAAACAAAGATTCAAGTATCTCAACCAGGGTTCATTATACAACCAAATGCGATCCAAACATGTAGCTACAcatcaaaaagaaataaaataacctAACTGTCGCTATGGTAATCCCTCTAGCTTTCTCCTCCGGTGCCTTGTCAATTTCATCAAAAGCAACTGCCTTGGCTTTTCCCTCTTCAGCAAGAACCTGACAGCAACAGAAGATCCAAAACTATGTAGGTCGATAATTTACATTTTAACTTATAATTGCAGAAGATCCAAAATCCCCAAGGTTACGATGTAAATATAATAgatttaggcctgtttggatggTTGGGTCCAAAATCCACAGCATTCGTGGGTTGGGCTAGTACAACCATcaaaaaatattgaattagagGGTGGACTAAAAGCCTGTGTTTACGGTCATCCAAGACTATCTTTTATATGGGCATGCCTGAATCCCATAGGAAAAAAAAATAGGTCATTTTTTTTCCTATGGGATTCGGGCCACCTCACTCCAAAGGCCGCTGGGTATTGGGAATACAAGCCTAGCCTAAACTCTTTTTTTCTAGTTGCACTAGTCGAAACCCATGAATCCCATGGGGTTTTTTGCTTGGACGTCCAAACAGGCCCTTAAAGGGAACAACTATGATAAGAGCAAAAAAGTTATCAAACCCCTTACGACAGTTCAACCTTGGTAATGGCCGCTGTGAGTGTAGTTTTCCCATGATCGACATGTCCAATGGTACCAACATTCACATGAGGCTTCCTGAGAGCACAAACAACTCATGATAAAAACAAAGGTATACTCTCAACCTATTATACATGGTTAAATTAGAGCATGCACTAACTCAAAATTATCCGAGACTTAAGTATGGAAAGCACTAGTTTATCATAGATAATACACTTGAAATATCAACCAACGCCTTCCATCAACCATTGCAAAACAATAATTTTAGAGGCCTCACGCCAGCACATCCAGAACTATGTTACTGCTACTGAATGCGAATGGCCATGTTGGGGATgtgcaaaaatatggataaagaaAGCATGGTTGATCAATTAATAGGAAAAAAGGGACAGCAAACAAATGCAAGAAAAACAAAATGCATTGCCACAATTAATCCGAGGACGGAAATAACTCAACAGCAGTCAAACTTGCGCGAagcgggaaaaagaaaaaaataacaaaCAGCATAAAACATTCATAAAAACAAGTCATCCTTTTAAGCAGGAAAAACAACAACAAGAAGATGGATTAATCAGAAAAAAAGAGAACTAAAacatcaaagaaaagaaaaaagaaggactCATGCTTGCATCGGGGGGAAGGTTGAAACTGTCATCTAGATCGGATATAAACATTGTGCCAAACCCAACATCGAAGAGCCATTGCATTCAGACTTACGTGCGAGTGAAGGTGGCCATCGTCCTCCACCAAAATCCCGCCTCGAAGACGCTCCCCCCATTGGAACCCTGCGGAGAGCGCGGCTTTGAAGCCGAGAAAGGACTCAAGATCGCTCCCCAACAACTGGAATAATGGAGAGGGGAAGAGGAGGGGAAGCGGAGGAGGCGCCTCGCGCTCGAGTTTCTGAGGACGGCCGCAGCTGCCATATCGGAGGAGGGGGCGGCGGCAGGAAATACCCCGCTGTGAGAGGAAGATGAAAAGGTGGGGGAAAATCTAAAGCAGCGAGAGTTGGTTTTCGGTGTGTTTGGCGGAaggtttaagaaaaaaaaaaaaaactttgggcGTGGTGGGAACTAGGGTTTTAGAACCATTGGGGATGAACTCACGCGGTTAAGAACGAAGGGCTTTCACGGAATTCTGGTGGCAGACGCACGTGACATGTGCATGCTTTAAGGTGGTACTTGTGGATGGAAGGAGGAGATCCTTGTGTCCGGGATAAACGGTAGGATTTGAAAGAAAGTTCTCTCGAGCGAGTCTCCAACCCTCCTATTGAAGCAAGTCCATGGAACATGGCAGGAGAATGGCAGCGGGTCGGATGTGAATGGAGTAATTAACAAAACTATGTCCGTATCTGTTGCCAAGAGACTCCAGTTGAAGCTGATTTAGCTCAAAATAGTTatcgatttaaaaataaaaattttaaaaaatatatataaaaaaattattttcattaaaaGTTCTCTAGCAAAAGattcttcgatgcttaagttaacCGAAGCTTGAAAATAGTAGAAGAATGGAAGAATGAAAAGGAGAAGGATAAAAGCGTAAGGACGTTCTCTTTTTCCAATTTTGCTTACCTTAAGAATTcgttatctctttatatagaaatAGAGTCTTAAGCTATTATGTCTAAATCCAATAGGCCATCAGACTATGCCATGATCCACCAGGCCATTAAGATAGGGAATCTGTCCACTAACCTATAAATTAAAATTGTTAGTCATGGATAGTGCCCACGTTCTGAGAGTTTATTGGAAGATTCCAATTATTAGTCCATATGGCTGAATAGACTGGTGGCCTAAAGACGGCACACAACTAAGGCCTTGTCTATCGGCATCGATCGTGGGACATCATCCCATGTAATCAGAAAGATCTTGATCTTGGGGTCGGCAAGTGGCCGAGCTAAGATTGATGAAGTCATTTCGACTTGGCTCTCCATGACGGTCTTGATGAGTCGTTGGCCGAGGTCATCAGCTCTAGTTTGATAAAATGGGTCAGGTAGTACCTTGATGTCCTCGACATATGGTTAAGGATGATATCTAACACTACAAGAAATCTATTTTTTAGTGACGaatttttagcgataaaatttttttttgtcacaaataagtatgttttttacgatgaaaaaaaatttcgttgccaaaaattaagtatttgcgatgaaaaaaattttcatcgcaaaaagttAAATCTTTTACGAcgaaattataattttcattgctaGAAGTAAATCTTTAacgaccaaatttttttttatcactagagtttttatttttttacaataaaataaattttcatcatcaaaaataaaattatttaagatgaaacaaaatttttgtcgctaaaaattaaattatttaggatgaaataattttcgttgcaaaaaaatatagtttttgcaataaaattttttatatttgacaataaaaatatttcatcactaaatgttattttgttaaaaaaaaaatttgaatctttttgataaaattttaattttcattgctagaagtgtatttttaacgataaaatttttttcatcgctagaattttttttgataaaataaatttttcatcatcaaaaataaaattatttacgatgaaataaatttttcatcattaaacaataattatttatgatgaataatttttattgtaaaaaatatagtttttgtgataaaatttttatatttggtgACAAAATTGTTTCGTCGCTAAAGATTATTTTGTTGGGAAAAAAATGTTGTTTTAAGacaatttttttctccaaaacgCCTGATCTCCCTCTCGCTGTCCCACACCACTGAGCATGCGCTACCTCCCCAGTCGAGCTTGCCGCCGGCCGTCCTCCTCCCTCTCCGATCAAGCGCGCCACTGGCCAAGTTGAAGCCCTCCCCGATCGGAGTCCTCACTCCATGCCACCGCGTCGACCGAATCGCCCGCTCTTTCTTGCTCTCTCACGTCGCTGCCATCGGTCGTCGTCCTCTCTCTCCGGTCGAGCTCACCACCGATCGTCGTTCTCCCTCTCTAGTCGAGCACGCCACCAACCGGGTTGAAGCCCTCCTCGATCAGCATCCTCCCTCCATGCCATCACGCTGGTTGAATCGTCTGTCTCTCTCTCAGTCTCTCACACTGTCACTACCGGTCGTCATCCTCCCTCTCCGATCGAGCTCATTGCCAGCCGTCGTCTTCCCTCTCCGATCGAACACACCACCGATCGGATTGAAGCCCTCCACACCACCGCGTCGCTCGAATTGAGGCCACCACCATCATCCTCCCTCCCACCATCACGCTGGCCGAATCGAGGCCACCACCGTTGTCCTCCCTCCCACTGCCGTCGTCCACCCTCTGCCACCGCCGTCGTCCTCCCTCTACCACCGCCATCATCTTCCTCTTCggtttctccctctccctccctcactttctctctATCTCCTTTTCTCCCTCTCTTACGGTTGTTGCTTCCCCTAGGGCCATCGTCGTCGCTCTGCCTCCACCGCCGTCACCATCACCGCCCTGCCGTCACCGTCACCACCGTCGCACCGCTATCGCTGTCCACCGGGCTGCAATCTCTCAAGTATATAtagctctctagctctctctggCTGTGTCTCTCTCTGGCTCTCTCTATCTCACAGGCATACTGTAGATCATCACCGTCACTGCACCACCGTCACCATCACTGCACAGCCGCCAGCATTCGCTTATCTcgatacccatctctctctctctgtgtgtgtggaaTCTACAGGAGAGTTGGAAGATCAGATCAGGcaacactttttatttttttttaatttttataattttttaaatttttttctctttttttaattgattttagtcaTTAGACATGATTATTTGTTGCTTTACTCTAAAGTATAATTCATgatctgaaaataatttaaaaataaaaatagttataataataatatattaattgtagcataacaaatctataaatcttagaatttttattcaaggATGATGTGCATGAACCAATATTTGtcctttaatgaaaaaaaaatattggtgatgtACATAATATCCTTGAATTATTTTTGTGGACAGTTTATGTCACGCTCCCGATCCGAGATTataaatcgagggtcatggcaaccgccgcatactcataaaaaactttttccataagcatgcaaggcatctcatcatgatatcttacacataaagttaaataattttttaatttttaacaatcaaatcttagttcaaataacaaatcaaaactcagtgtccaaaagaaaaataattatctgacaaagtcaatatttaaaaataaaagtcttgaatcaattctgagaaaattctaaatcaaatgggctaactccatctctaatcgctctcccaaccaaaatcccgcatcatgctaattttctggatctgtaaagaaaaatataaaactcatcatgagctaaatagcccagtaagtagtgtatacctttaactgaataaatcaggtaataatactgtacatgtcggtttactgataataacaaaatcaatatgtaaattcatgaaatcataattatactatcaatcatatataaaatttcaattcatcataattttaaattatgcttatcatcttaaattcatcaatttcttaagttcttcttaccaaccatgactatgaccatatttttcctgtgacaGGGTCAAAATACTGCGTATCTACTTGCGGTAGGCTGCAAATTATCTGGCAGcgaagtcctttggaaccgctggtcttgctggcggtttgtcactggtctctctggcgacatgtcgctggtctcgctggcgatataaaccctcaggacaatcaattgccaacgtatatgcccccattggcggggtcctttacatagtcagattgtcaattcataatatttcttatatcataattcttcataaatcatattttatattctaattttgataataaaatatataatcatgtagtatcaaaatcaatcaatataatacatcatggaatcaatatgttcaatcatacttcatcataatatttcaaataagatattttcataacaaaataccattcatccaattcatgcatcgtttcacaaatcatgtcagaaaaatatattataatttgctgataaatctagaaaaagtgaaacattacttacctcgaatgcattacaataaatccacataattctataaattttctttcaaaaattctgttcgtagatcatatcgcgatatgccatgatcaaacatccacaatcctatacagaatcaatttcaataattagaaagaatatgaatatcatattttaacagtttagattgggtccgatcatctaagttcatctaatcaaaatctaattaggacctaaatgatctaaagtttgactatcagatcaaatcggatttgaagtgataggaccgaggtttcttcatcgatttcataaaatcaagtagagagagacaattagaggagagagaaacatgaggtacaattcgaattgatcagatgacacaatccaacattatgattagtccaatatctcgagtggtgaaatcaacatgatcaaatcatgattaaatcgagatcatggataattaaattgataaatatcggATCTGATCAAGGTAAGTACCAATACACTGCCCAACAATcctagatcagggttcttcattagaatcaaatcaggactattaaaatttttttttcattcactaatctttttagagagagaatcaatcaagagagagaatattttagagaaaaaaaaaatttagagagagaaaattttagggagagaaaactcatcttggattcttcagacaatatgattcaacaaatccgatcgatcagatcaaatcatgctaaaattatcatgtggataatttaataaaattataaaaaataaaatctaaaaatacttgatctgatcaaagtggatgtcggtgtaccgtccgatgatcacagatcaaaaatccatcacgaggattatttaaattcatcatcattcttctcaaaattttaaaaatattaggagagagaaataatctagagagtggattctagagagagaaagtctaattttatagagagaaaatactagttcaggctgaagggagagaggaaagagagagaaactctctttctcatattttattatttatatcattatttattaattaatttaatatttttttttcttttctctttttttttcttcacgaaagagagaggagagaaaatcctatttattattattatattatttttcttcttctttttcttctctcttttttttttccttcttctttttcttttttttttctttttttttcttcttcttttttcttttctttttctttttctttcttcttcttttctttttctttttttctttcttcttcttcccgtgggttgctttgggctgaaacaggagaTCTTAAATCCCCTCATTGGAGTTTCGACCGATggtgcagccggcgtggggcggccgtcggcaggagggaggCGATCCAACGATAAGAGGAGGGCCAAGACGGTGGCTGACGACGGCCACCGACGCCCAAACATCCAATGGAACCGGAaactgttatgatccaggtggtgtgcccaaggcctaggggaccaaggctaaggccaaggtccatcattcatgagggcttcatggaggttttagggctagttgggccctaggttgaaaggctgtgggccttttgggttcttgaggtctaggttatgtgggcctcaagggaccaactctttatgggccaggtctggacccaggataggtgagattaggtcgagtcatgggtgtacatgggcttggattaacctaatctcccatagagttggtcaagggagttttgggtttgggtcacttgaccttgtatttatatatacatacactgtataggtttgattaagccaagaggaatacaagactctttcttccaaatctctctctctcttctccctctctctccagctactctccacaccccaggagcaagaaaccctagggtttcttaccgtcaggtccagataaggcaggaaaagcagggaggcgcaagcccctccccctttgtccCGCCAACCAGATCTgcccctccctctcttgcagctacccaaacatcaggtccaggatctgaaatctcttgcgaagaggttggtacaagtttttttcagatctagagttgatctgaggtcgtttaaggcacggatgagatctccatcaacagatctacaggaaaggctgcagcaagacagatctgcaaggtctgtctccatctaccttctttcctatctagaatgccccgatttgagatctataaattgaaagacctcaatctaggcctgatctggttgggtaccagatcttggattttttagaggtgatttcaaaggcattcttcatctggaacaaaaggctgatgaagaagacaacaaccaggctgatttcgtcaagggcctttgatcgagtccataagtctttagatttgttcgttgctggttccactgcacccaaggtctgtgggaggagacaggatcatgctccaacagttggtatcagagccacgatggtgaggaagcagttccaagcacgagaagttgaagatcccaagtgctaaaatttttcagcaaggtaccatcaaggtatattctatacttcttgattttatattgcttgtttggcttggatccagtcatgggcagcaatatgaaggtcgattttgagaagtttgatggcaaaaaaaaattttcatatgaaaaatccggatggaggatcttctggtgcaagcagatctggatcaggctttggatgagaagcctgagggaatgacataTAGACAGTGagtatcgttggagaagaaagcatgctcgatgatcaaaaatatttggtGGATACGGCGTTatattcggtgctagaagaaaagacctcgaagggcctttgatcgaagttgcacaccatgtatatggggaagaatatgtgcaacaagctaatgctaaagaagagattgtacagtcttcggatgctggagggatctgatgtgattggccacattcaaaggttcgaccagttgtgcacaaagttgatgaatatcggggtgaagctggatgaggaggacaagtccctgttgcttttgtgttcactgccaggatcatatgactctttggtgactacactgctctacggcaaggagactctggaatatgaggacatggtctcggtgctgaggtctaatgagcaaagaaaaaagttgaccagagatcgggctccccaggagggttcgacagtaggggagaggacaggtaaaggcagaggcagaagcaagtccagggggcggtccaagtccaagaagggaaagaaagagatgaaatgcttcaagtgcaacgagctcgggcacttcaagcgagaatgtccactatggaagagcaagaagggagaaagaagtggctcagaatcagtgagtgcaattgctgggcagcaggtgaaggatgatctacttgtggtatcagatggtcacaagcattacacagaggagtggacactagactctgcatgctcacatcactacacaccatacaggtcttggtttgcgacatacaccaagatagatgagggatcagtgactctaggcgacaatcatccttgcaaagtggctgggatagggacagtcagggtgaggatgtttgatgggattatgaggacattgacaaatgtaaaacacgtctcggagctggaaaagaatctggtgtcaataggctacttggagcacagtggatacagcttcagcagtagggctagaagtgaagtactaaacatctccaatggagctatgatagtgatgagagacaggaggttggacaataacctctatcgcatggagggatctgtggtgatcgtagagtctgatgcagcagttgcagcacaggaccaacagggggcttacaggatgtggcactaccgcctaggccacatgggtgacaaggggctgagggagttgagcaggagaggactcatctctgatctggaggatggtgctacaggggagatctgtgagccttgccagatgggaaagcagaggagagttcagttcaacatcagtacagcccatagtgcagcccctctggagttagtacacacggatgtgtggggaccagccccagttttagctaggaatggggtcagatacttcatgaccctaattgatgatttctcaaggaaactctggatttacttcatgagagagaagtctgaggtcttcaccaagttcaaaatctggagagcggaggtggagaaggagcaggggaggagcgtgaagtgtctgaggtcagacaatggcggggagtacaccagcagagagttccaggactattgtgaggagtgtgggatcaagagacacttctcaattaaggggactccacagcagaatggggtggccgagaggatgaatagaatacTTCTGAAAAGGCACAATGCATGAgctacaggcagggcttccaaaggagttctgggttgacacagtagacgcaacaggttacttggtcaatcgatcacctcacaccaggttggatggcaggcttccagaggaggtgtggtctgggaggacagttgggctgggccatctacgggtatttgggtgcacggcctatgtgcacattggagctggtgagcggagcaagctagatgccagatcacgcaaggtggtgtttctaggctatccgtgaggagtcaagggatatagactgtgggatcccttgaaaaagaaggtcatcattagtcgggatgtgacctttgatgaggagtcagtcctacgaagacgagcaggcatggaggagcagcaggagtaggaggaggtccagcagggcgctgctggatagcttacctctttgattttgcctcttgtaggtactactggaggacatgacattcaggtggagaacctacctaaggtatctccacaggtggagaggactcggatggatgatcgaggtgaagagatccagcaggagcgagctggaccgaggactgatatcgatgttgccctacacaagcccaagaggaccatcaggcaaccgaaccgatatggcttcgagaagatgctgtcatatgccctggtgacagcgaatggagacctatatacatatcaggaggctattaagagccaggacagagagcggtgggtccagcgatgttcgaggagatgcagtctctccaccagaaccagatgtgacgattggtgcagttgccacaggggaagaggcccattggctgcaaatgggtctacagtcgcaaggaagggccttcagagcagggaggtatcagattcaaggcgaggttagtggccaagggatactctcagaaggaaggcatcgact
The DNA window shown above is from Elaeis guineensis isolate ETL-2024a chromosome 8, EG11, whole genome shotgun sequence and carries:
- the LOC140851087 gene encoding elongation factor Tu, mitochondrial-like, producing the protein MAAAAVLRNSSARRLLRFPSSSPLHYSSCWGAILSPFSASKPRSPQGSNGGSVFEAGFWWRTMATFTRTKPHVNVGTIGHVDHGKTTLTAAITKVLAEEGKAKAVAFDEIDKAPEEKARGITIATAHVEYETAKRHYAHVDCPGHADYVKVSSHNVLTYS